A genomic region of Candidatus Pseudomonas phytovorans contains the following coding sequences:
- a CDS encoding TerC family protein, which translates to MEWLTSPEIWVAFFTLTALEIVLGIDNIIMISILVSRMPKHMQPRTRIFGLALAMVTRILLLLSITWVMRLTADLFVVFGQGISGRDLILFFGGLFLLWKSSQEIYHGLEGEDENPDGPKGAGGKFFYTIIQIAIIDIVFSLDSVITAVGMVSHVPVMIAAIVVAVLVMMLCAGAISNFIDKHPSLKMLALSFLIVVGTVLIAEAFDVHVPKGYVYFAMAFSLAVEAINIRMRTAAARKDGKEHDPVKLRKDIPGQ; encoded by the coding sequence ATGGAATGGCTGACCAGCCCGGAAATCTGGGTTGCCTTTTTTACCCTTACCGCGCTTGAGATCGTCCTAGGGATCGACAACATCATCATGATCTCGATCCTGGTCAGCCGCATGCCCAAGCACATGCAGCCGCGCACCCGGATCTTCGGCCTGGCCCTGGCCATGGTCACCCGCATCCTGCTGCTGCTGTCGATTACCTGGGTCATGCGCCTTACCGCCGACCTGTTCGTGGTGTTCGGCCAAGGCATCTCCGGCCGTGACCTGATCCTGTTCTTCGGTGGCCTGTTCCTGCTGTGGAAAAGCTCGCAAGAGATCTACCACGGCCTGGAAGGCGAAGACGAAAACCCGGATGGGCCGAAAGGCGCAGGTGGCAAGTTCTTCTACACCATCATCCAGATCGCCATCATCGACATCGTGTTCTCGCTGGACTCGGTAATCACCGCCGTGGGCATGGTCTCCCACGTGCCGGTGATGATCGCCGCCATCGTTGTAGCCGTGCTGGTGATGATGCTGTGTGCCGGTGCCATCAGCAACTTCATCGACAAACACCCGTCACTGAAGATGCTCGCACTTTCGTTCCTGATCGTCGTCGGTACCGTGCTGATCGCCGAGGCTTTCGATGTGCACGTGCCGAAGGGCTACGTTTACTTCGCCATGGCCTTCTCGCTGGCGGTGGAAGCCATCAACATCCGCATGCGCACGGCTGCCGCCCGCAAGGATGGCAAAGAGCATGACCCGGTGAAGCTGCGCAAGGACATCCCGGGTCAGTAA
- a CDS encoding Na/Pi cotransporter family protein, producing the protein MLTLLNLLSAVTLLVWGTHIVRTGILRVFGSNLRRIISQNMDKRPLAFIAGILVTAMVQSSNATAMLVTSFVGQGLMAMTPALAIMLGADVGTALMARVLTFDLSWLSPLLIFLGVIFFLSRKQTRAGQLGRVGIGLGLIILALELIVQAAAPITHAQGVKVLFASLTGDIMLDALVGALFAMISYSSLAAVLLTATLAGAEVISLPVAIGLVVGANIGSGLLAFISTSMQNTAGRRVALGSLLYKLLGLILIIPVLHPLVEWMDSLSFSPQELVIGFHLLYNTLRCLLMLPTVKLMGRLCNTLLPERENGNGQVRPRHLDASALETPSLALANACRETLRLGDIVDSLLEAMLGALRGTQTALPQQVRTLGEDAEALYSAIKLYLAQMSREDLSEHDNRRWAEIIELAINLKLACDLIERMLRKVQQQKTSQRREFSQTGLEELTGLQEQLLANLRLGLSVFLSADPESARLLLREKRRFRAQERRLAHAHVSRLQRKVVQSIETSSLHLELIADMKRLNSLFCSSAYVVLGGSDTGGLMLDSVPDEARLP; encoded by the coding sequence ATGCTGACCCTGCTCAACCTGCTCTCGGCCGTGACGCTTCTGGTCTGGGGCACCCATATCGTGCGTACCGGCATTCTCCGGGTCTTCGGCTCGAACCTGCGGCGCATCATTAGCCAGAACATGGACAAGCGCCCGCTGGCGTTCATCGCCGGCATTCTGGTTACCGCCATGGTGCAAAGCAGCAACGCCACGGCCATGTTGGTTACGTCATTCGTTGGCCAGGGCCTGATGGCCATGACCCCAGCCTTGGCGATCATGCTGGGTGCCGATGTGGGTACTGCACTGATGGCCCGGGTGCTCACCTTCGACCTGTCGTGGCTGTCACCGCTGCTGATCTTTCTGGGCGTGATTTTCTTCCTCTCGCGCAAGCAGACACGGGCTGGCCAACTGGGCCGGGTAGGTATCGGGCTTGGCCTGATCATTCTGGCACTTGAGCTGATCGTGCAGGCAGCTGCGCCGATCACCCATGCCCAGGGCGTGAAGGTGCTGTTTGCTTCCCTGACCGGTGACATCATGCTGGACGCCCTGGTCGGCGCCCTGTTCGCCATGATTTCCTATTCCAGCCTGGCCGCCGTACTGCTCACTGCGACATTGGCTGGCGCCGAAGTCATCAGCCTGCCGGTTGCCATCGGCCTCGTGGTCGGCGCCAACATCGGCAGTGGCCTGCTGGCGTTCATCAGCACCAGCATGCAGAACACCGCCGGGCGCCGGGTGGCCTTGGGCAGCCTGCTGTACAAGCTGCTCGGCCTGATCCTCATCATCCCGGTGCTGCACCCGTTGGTGGAGTGGATGGACTCGCTGAGCTTCAGCCCGCAAGAGCTGGTCATCGGCTTCCACTTGCTCTACAACACGCTGCGCTGCCTGCTCATGCTGCCTACGGTCAAACTCATGGGCCGGCTGTGCAATACCCTGCTGCCCGAGCGCGAAAACGGCAACGGCCAAGTGCGACCACGGCACCTCGACGCCTCGGCACTGGAAACACCCAGCCTGGCCTTGGCCAATGCATGCCGTGAAACCCTGCGGCTGGGCGATATCGTCGACAGCCTGCTAGAGGCCATGCTCGGAGCCCTGCGCGGCACCCAGACCGCTCTGCCACAGCAGGTTCGCACCCTGGGCGAAGACGCCGAAGCCCTGTACAGCGCGATCAAGCTGTACCTGGCGCAGATGTCGCGCGAAGACCTCAGCGAGCACGACAACCGCCGCTGGGCCGAAATCATCGAACTGGCGATCAACCTCAAGCTGGCCTGCGACCTGATCGAGCGCATGCTGCGCAAGGTCCAGCAGCAGAAAACCAGCCAGCGTCGGGAGTTTTCCCAGACAGGCCTTGAGGAACTGACTGGCCTGCAAGAGCAGTTACTGGCCAACTTGCGCCTGGGCCTGTCGGTGTTTCTCAGTGCCGACCCGGAAAGCGCCCGCTTGCTGCTAAGGGAAAAACGCCGTTTTCGCGCCCAGGAACGGCGCCTGGCGCACGCCCATGTCAGCCGCCTTCAGCGTAAGGTGGTGCAAAGTATCGAGACCAGTTCGCTACACTTGGAGCTGATCGCCGACATGAAGCGGTTGAACTCTTTGTTCTGCAGCAGTGCCTATGTGGTACTGGGCGGCTCGGACACCGGCGGCCTGATGCTCGACAGCGTGCCGGACGA